A DNA window from Pseudomonas wuhanensis contains the following coding sequences:
- a CDS encoding phage holin, lambda family, whose translation MKHMPERPDTWAWLAAWLEQNWPTLYAGILALIIAALRIMYGGGTLRRMAIEAPLCGALALAASHGLSLLGIPASTAPFFGGVIGLLGVEGTRAAARKFFTRKVEQL comes from the coding sequence ATGAAACACATGCCTGAACGTCCCGATACCTGGGCCTGGCTCGCCGCCTGGCTCGAACAAAACTGGCCGACCCTCTACGCCGGCATCCTGGCTCTGATCATCGCGGCCCTTCGGATCATGTACGGCGGTGGCACTTTACGCCGCATGGCAATCGAGGCCCCGCTTTGCGGCGCCTTAGCACTTGCCGCCAGCCATGGTTTGTCACTGCTGGGTATTCCCGCATCGACTGCGCCATTTTTCGGCGGTGTGATCGGCTTGCTGGGCGTCGAAGGCACACGCGCTGCGGCAAGGAAGTTTTTCACCCGCAAGGTAGAGCAGCTATGA
- a CDS encoding tail protein X — MAVTLRAQQNDTVDALCWRHYGRTAGVTEAVLDANPGLADHGPVLPHGLAVQMPEAQTTAPQRQMVNLWD, encoded by the coding sequence ATGGCAGTGACCCTTCGCGCCCAGCAAAACGACACCGTCGACGCGCTCTGCTGGCGTCACTACGGCCGTACCGCTGGCGTGACCGAAGCCGTACTCGACGCGAACCCTGGCCTGGCTGATCACGGCCCGGTGCTGCCCCATGGCCTGGCGGTTCAAATGCCCGAAGCCCAAACCACCGCCCCACAGCGGCAGATGGTGAACCTATGGGACTGA
- a CDS encoding head completion/stabilization protein yields the protein MSGFVAGGTAPTGHINTDPFWPSIDLDDVRGTLRIDSSVTLIRLETATIAAAISVNRELAEWRRTKQTEGYTTLADVPAEQVKDVSQFVHLYQRAIYAATGAEICERYRSYDTTNSGNQNADELNPSIDELRRDQRWAVRDFLGLGRTTVELI from the coding sequence ATGAGCGGATTCGTAGCGGGCGGCACGGCCCCCACCGGCCACATAAACACCGACCCTTTCTGGCCATCGATCGATCTGGATGACGTGCGCGGCACGCTGAGGATTGATTCGAGCGTCACCCTAATCCGCCTGGAAACCGCGACCATTGCCGCCGCCATCAGCGTCAACCGCGAGCTCGCCGAGTGGCGTCGTACCAAACAAACCGAGGGTTACACCACCCTTGCCGACGTCCCGGCCGAACAGGTCAAAGACGTGTCGCAGTTCGTCCACCTCTACCAGCGAGCTATCTACGCCGCGACTGGGGCGGAAATCTGCGAGCGCTACCGCTCCTATGACACCACCAACAGCGGCAACCAGAACGCTGACGAGCTCAATCCCAGCATCGACGAATTGCGCCGCGACCAGCGCTGGGCGGTGCGCGACTTTCTCGGCCTCGGCCGTACCACGGTGGAGTTGATCTGA
- a CDS encoding terminase endonuclease subunit, whose protein sequence is MTNPCRRHFQRVTAAIEAAAAEPTQTMAGATAYEHQLNQLLQDRLRLKQVQSNQGKAELKRQLLPDYVPYVQGVLEAGQGAQDEVLTTVMVWRFDAGDFTGGLDIAQYVLKHKMVMPDRFARTLGCLVAEEVATAAFKAQKVGEPFDLAILYRTAELTDAEDMPDQARAKLFLATGRATLEGVTEEQPGQPGQVQAGIDLLKKAIELHDACGGKKDLERAERLLKKFTAPGG, encoded by the coding sequence ATGACCAACCCCTGCCGCCGTCACTTTCAACGGGTCACTGCTGCCATCGAGGCGGCAGCAGCCGAACCCACCCAGACCATGGCCGGCGCCACCGCCTACGAGCATCAGCTCAATCAGTTGCTGCAAGACCGCCTGCGCCTGAAACAGGTGCAGTCGAACCAAGGCAAGGCCGAACTCAAACGCCAATTGCTGCCGGATTACGTGCCCTACGTGCAAGGTGTACTGGAGGCCGGTCAAGGTGCCCAGGACGAAGTACTGACCACCGTCATGGTCTGGCGCTTCGATGCCGGCGACTTCACCGGTGGCCTCGACATTGCCCAGTACGTGCTGAAGCACAAGATGGTCATGCCCGACCGCTTCGCCCGAACCTTGGGTTGCCTGGTCGCGGAGGAAGTAGCGACCGCCGCATTCAAGGCACAGAAGGTCGGCGAACCGTTCGACCTGGCCATCCTATACCGCACCGCCGAGCTGACCGACGCCGAAGACATGCCCGACCAGGCCCGCGCCAAGCTATTCCTGGCCACCGGCCGCGCGACGCTGGAAGGCGTCACCGAAGAACAGCCCGGCCAACCGGGTCAAGTGCAAGCCGGCATCGACCTGCTGAAGAAGGCCATCGAGCTGCACGATGCCTGCGGTGGCAAAAAGGATCTGGAGCGGGCCGAACGCCTGCTCAAAAAATTCACCGCCCCAGGCGGCTAA